The genomic stretch ACTACTTTCGCCAATTCATTTTCAATTAAAGTAGGAGCACCAAAGCTTGTTCCAGACTCCGTTACTTTCTTAATTGCTTCTACTACACGATCATTTGAATGACCATGAATTAACGGTCCCCAAGATAAGACATAATCTACATATTCATTTCCATCAATATCGTAGATTTTTGCTCCTTTTCCACGTTCCATAAAGATAGGATCCATATCTACAGATTTAAAAGCACGAACTGGGCTATTTACGCCGCCCGGCATTAGTTGCTTTGCTTGAAGAAAGGCTGCTTTTGATTTTTCATAACTTCTCATCGAACAAACACTCCTTTTAGTTATCTTTTAGCCAGCGAACAGCATCTTTTGCATGATACGTAATAATTAAATCTGCTCCAGCACGCTTCATACTTGTAAGCTTTTCTAACACAATCTCTTTTTCATTGACCCATCCATTTTGTGCAGCTGCTTTAATCATGGAATATTCCCCGCTAACGTTATAAGCCACGACAGGTAAGTTAAAATTATTTTTCACATCACGCATAATATCTAAGTAAGACAACGCTGGTTTTACAATTAAAAAGTCTGCGCCTTCCGCTACGTCAGACTCCGCTTCACGAAGAGCTTCCAAGCGATTGGCTGGATCCATTTGATAGGTTTTACGATCTCCAAATTGCGGAGAAGAGTGCGCTGCATCACGGAAAGGACCGTAGAAAGCTGAAGCATATTTTACAGCATAAGACATAACCGGGATATCTTCAAAACCCGCTTCGTCTAAACCGTGACGAATAGCCGCTACAAACCCATCCATCATGTTAGAAGGAGCAATGATATCAGCACCTGCTTTTGCTTGACTAACAGCTGTTCTTGCTAGCAAATCAAGGGTTGGATCATTTAAAACTTTTCCTTCTTCAATAATGCCACAATGCCCATGATCAGTATATTGGCATAAACAAGTGTCTGCAATAACGACTAAGTGAGGGAACTCTTCTTTAATTTGACGAATTGCTTTTTGAACAATTCCATGGTCATGATAAGCTTGGGAACCAACAGCATCTTTTTCAGCTGGTACGCCAAAAACAATAACGGATTGAATACCTAAATCGACAAGCTCCTGCATTTCCCCACTTAATAAATCAAGAGATACTTGCTCTACGCCTGGCATTGATTGAACTGGATTACGCTTATTTCCCCCTTCAATTACAAAGATTGGATAAATAAAGTCTTCTGGCTTTAAATGCGTTTCGCGAACAAGCGCACGCATGCTATCTGAACGTCTTAAACGACGATGACGATTAAATTGTAATAATGTCATAAGAGAATCCTCCTTAATTGTTACCCTTAAAATAATCTACCATTTTCTCTATCATACCATTAATTGTATACTCTTCTGGAACGATGTGCTCAATTTCATATTTCGCAGCGGTTTGAGCCGTAATAGGTCCTATACATACAACCACTTTTTCATTTATAACTGATAGCCAATCTTGCTTTGAATCCATCATATCAACAAAGAAATTAACGGTAGATGAGCTTGTGAACGTAATGATATCCGCTTGCTCCACAGCACGTTGAAGCTCGGTCATAGATGCTTTATTTTGAACCGTCTCATACATCACAAGGTCCGTCACCCTATAACCTTTCTCATCAAGACCTCGTAAAAGAATAGGGCGCGCTAAGTTCCCTCTAACAACAAGTATTTTCTCATGAGGATTGGCCTCTTTCACCAATGCTTCTAGCAACGATTCTGCTACGTATTCTTCAGGAGTTACGTCTGGTTCTACTCCACGTTTTTTGAGAGCTTCACCTGTTTTTTTTCCAACAACAGCAACCTTGCATGATTTTGCTAAGCTACTGTGTATGTTTAATAGATTGAGCCACTGATAGAAAAAGTCGACTCCATTTTGACTTGTAAAGATAATCCACTGATATGTATGAAGCTGTTCAAGTACTCTCTGTATACCCTCACGATTAACTGCTGGTACAAAAGATAAAACAGGCACCGTTAAAGGAATACCACCTAGATTTTGTATTGCAGCAGTGAAACTTTTCGCTTGCTCCGCTTGGCGCGTAATCAACACTCGTTTTAAAAAAAGAGGAGCCTGTTGACTCATTAACTGTCCAGCTCCTCTTTTACACGTTCAATTAATTCTTTAGCTCCATTGGCAGTTAAACGACGTGCAGCTTCCTCTCCAATTTCTACAGGATCCGTACCAGCAAGCGTTTCTTGATAAATTTGTTGGCCATCTGGAGAAGCAACAAGCGCTGTTAATTGTACACGCTTATTCTCTACTACGTGAGCATAGCCTGCAATCGGAACTTGGCAGCCGCCCTCCATGCGTTTTAAAAACACGCGCTCGGCTTGCACTGCTAAGCTTGTTTCCTCATCATTTAACATATGTAGAAGTTCAAGTAACTCCTTGTCATCTGAACGACACTCAATCGCTAAAGCCCCTTGACCAACCGCTGGGACACTTAAGCTAGGATTTAAATACTGCGTCACAGTATTTTTAGACCAACCCATTCGTGATAGACCAGCTGCAGCTAGAATTATTGCGTCATATTCTTCTGTTTGTAATTTGTTTAAACGTGTATCGATATTCCCTCGAATCCATTTAATTTCAATGTCTGAGCGCTTTGCAAGAAGCTGTGCACCACGTCGTAAGCTACTTGTTCCAATAACAGCTCCACTTGGTAGCTCTTCAAACGTTTGTCCTGTCTTTGAAATCAGCACGTCCCGGTGATCTTCACGCAGCGGAATGCAACCAATTGTTAA from Bacillus sp. 1780r2a1 encodes the following:
- a CDS encoding uroporphyrinogen-III synthase, which produces MSQQAPLFLKRVLITRQAEQAKSFTAAIQNLGGIPLTVPVLSFVPAVNREGIQRVLEQLHTYQWIIFTSQNGVDFFYQWLNLLNIHSSLAKSCKVAVVGKKTGEALKKRGVEPDVTPEEYVAESLLEALVKEANPHEKILVVRGNLARPILLRGLDEKGYRVTDLVMYETVQNKASMTELQRAVEQADIITFTSSSTVNFFVDMMDSKQDWLSVINEKVVVCIGPITAQTAAKYEIEHIVPEEYTINGMIEKMVDYFKGNN
- the hemC gene encoding hydroxymethylbilane synthase; protein product: MRKIIVGSRRSKLALTQTKWVIEQLKQQGLPFEFEIKEIVTKGDKILDVTLSKVGGKGLFVKEIEQAMLSKEIDMAVHSMKDMPAVLPEGLTIGCIPLREDHRDVLISKTGQTFEELPSGAVIGTSSLRRGAQLLAKRSDIEIKWIRGNIDTRLNKLQTEEYDAIILAAAGLSRMGWSKNTVTQYLNPSLSVPAVGQGALAIECRSDDKELLELLHMLNDEETSLAVQAERVFLKRMEGGCQVPIAGYAHVVENKRVQLTALVASPDGQQIYQETLAGTDPVEIGEEAARRLTANGAKELIERVKEELDS
- the hemB gene encoding porphobilinogen synthase codes for the protein MTLLQFNRHRRLRRSDSMRALVRETHLKPEDFIYPIFVIEGGNKRNPVQSMPGVEQVSLDLLSGEMQELVDLGIQSVIVFGVPAEKDAVGSQAYHDHGIVQKAIRQIKEEFPHLVVIADTCLCQYTDHGHCGIIEEGKVLNDPTLDLLARTAVSQAKAGADIIAPSNMMDGFVAAIRHGLDEAGFEDIPVMSYAVKYASAFYGPFRDAAHSSPQFGDRKTYQMDPANRLEALREAESDVAEGADFLIVKPALSYLDIMRDVKNNFNLPVVAYNVSGEYSMIKAAAQNGWVNEKEIVLEKLTSMKRAGADLIITYHAKDAVRWLKDN